One window of Nocardia sp. NBC_00508 genomic DNA carries:
- the arc gene encoding proteasome ATPase: protein MSPIENSDSAAWRELEAVRAEAAALRRQLADSPDRTRELEARIDSLTIRNTKLMDTLKEARQQLVALREEVDRLGQPPSGYGILIRVYDDQTVDVFTSGRKMRLTCSPNIETATLEYGQTVRLNEALTVVEAGRYDSVGEIGTLREILDDGRRALVVGHADEERVVWLAGPLANIAELDDLEDPDSPIRKLRPGDSLLVDSKAGFAFERIPKAEVEDLVLEEVPDVDYSDIGGLGRQIEQIRDAVELPFLHKDLFREYALRPPKGVLLYGPPGCGKTLIAKAVANSLAKKIAEARGEDAKEAKSFFLNIKGPELLNKFVGETERHIRIIFQRAREKASEGTPVIVFFDEMDSIFRTRGSGVSSDVETTVVPQLLSEIDGVEGLENVIVIGASNREDMIDPAILRPGRLDVKIKIERPDAESAQDIFSKYLTEHLPLHDDDLAEFGGDKALCIAAMIERVVDRMYAESEDNRFLEVTYANGDKEVLYFKDFNSGAMIQNIVDRSKKYAIKAVLDTGNPGLRIQHLYDSIVDEFSENEDLPNTTNPDDWARISGKKGERIVYIRTLVTGKNASASRAIDTESNTGQYL, encoded by the coding sequence ATGAGCCCCATCGAGAATTCGGATTCGGCGGCCTGGAGAGAGCTCGAGGCAGTACGCGCCGAGGCGGCTGCACTCCGAAGGCAACTCGCCGATTCGCCGGATCGCACACGGGAATTGGAAGCCCGCATCGATTCGCTGACCATTCGCAACACGAAGCTGATGGACACACTCAAAGAAGCGCGCCAGCAGTTGGTCGCGCTGCGTGAGGAGGTCGATCGGCTGGGTCAGCCACCGAGCGGATACGGCATTCTGATCCGTGTGTACGACGATCAGACGGTCGACGTGTTCACTTCGGGTCGCAAGATGCGGTTGACGTGTTCGCCGAATATCGAGACCGCGACGCTCGAGTACGGCCAGACCGTCCGCCTCAACGAGGCGCTCACAGTCGTCGAGGCCGGGCGCTACGACTCGGTCGGCGAGATCGGCACCCTACGGGAGATCCTGGACGACGGACGTCGCGCTCTGGTCGTCGGCCATGCCGACGAGGAGCGCGTGGTGTGGCTGGCGGGTCCGCTGGCCAACATTGCCGAACTCGACGACCTGGAAGATCCCGATTCCCCCATCCGTAAGCTGCGCCCCGGCGACTCGCTCCTGGTCGACAGCAAGGCCGGGTTCGCGTTCGAGCGCATCCCCAAGGCCGAGGTCGAGGATCTCGTGCTGGAAGAGGTTCCGGACGTCGACTACAGCGACATCGGTGGTCTTGGCAGGCAGATCGAGCAGATCCGCGACGCGGTGGAGCTGCCGTTCCTGCACAAGGATCTGTTCCGGGAGTACGCGCTGCGTCCGCCGAAGGGGGTGCTGCTCTACGGTCCGCCCGGCTGCGGCAAGACGCTCATCGCCAAGGCGGTGGCGAACTCGCTGGCCAAGAAGATCGCCGAGGCGCGCGGTGAGGATGCCAAGGAAGCCAAGTCGTTCTTCCTGAACATCAAGGGCCCCGAACTGCTGAACAAGTTCGTCGGCGAGACCGAGCGGCACATCCGGATCATCTTCCAGCGGGCCCGCGAGAAGGCGTCCGAGGGCACTCCGGTCATCGTGTTCTTCGACGAGATGGACTCGATCTTCCGCACCCGCGGGTCGGGCGTCTCCTCGGACGTGGAGACCACTGTGGTGCCTCAGCTGCTGTCGGAGATCGACGGCGTCGAGGGCTTGGAGAACGTCATCGTGATCGGCGCCTCCAACCGCGAGGACATGATCGATCCGGCCATCCTGCGGCCGGGCCGCCTGGACGTGAAGATCAAGATCGAGCGTCCGGACGCGGAGTCGGCGCAGGACATCTTCTCGAAGTACCTCACCGAGCACCTGCCGCTGCACGACGACGATCTGGCGGAGTTCGGTGGCGACAAGGCACTGTGCATCGCCGCGATGATCGAGCGGGTCGTCGACCGGATGTACGCCGAGAGCGAGGACAACCGCTTCCTGGAGGTCACCTACGCCAACGGTGACAAGGAGGTCCTGTACTTCAAGGACTTCAACTCCGGCGCCATGATCCAGAACATCGTGGACCGCTCCAAGAAGTACGCCATCAAGGCGGTGCTCGACACCGGCAACCCGGGTCTGCGCATCCAGCATCTCTACGATTCGATCGTGGACGAGTTCTCCGAGAACGAGGACCTGCCCAACACCACGAATCCCGATGACTGGGCACGTATCTCGGGCAAGAAGGGTGAGCGGATCGTCTACATCCGTACGCTGGTCACCGGCAAGAACGCGAGCGCCAGCCGCGCCATCGATACGGAGTCGAATACGGGTCAGTACCTGTAA
- a CDS encoding TetR/AcrR family transcriptional regulator: MRPENETHGQRRSFIEEARRRQIIAAAVEVISEVGYGSAALARIAEHAGISKGVISYHFAGKDDLMTQLVIQLYVSAAEYIAPRVGAAVGARAQLLAYLESNLGFIDANTTYVAALVEVVTNLRDPEGNPKFASADGERDIIVPLVDILTEGQRAGEFGEFDSLLMAKSIRDAIDGAAGRAVREPDFAMAPYSAHLCKLFDMATRRAGKDD, from the coding sequence ATGCGGCCAGAAAATGAGACGCATGGTCAGCGCAGGTCGTTCATCGAAGAGGCGCGCCGCAGGCAGATCATCGCCGCGGCGGTGGAGGTGATCTCCGAGGTCGGGTACGGTAGCGCCGCGCTGGCGCGGATCGCCGAGCACGCCGGAATTTCCAAGGGCGTCATCTCCTACCACTTCGCGGGGAAAGACGACCTGATGACGCAGCTGGTGATCCAGCTGTACGTCTCGGCGGCAGAGTACATAGCGCCGCGGGTGGGTGCGGCCGTCGGCGCGCGCGCCCAGCTACTGGCCTACCTCGAATCGAACCTGGGCTTCATCGACGCGAACACCACGTATGTGGCGGCACTCGTCGAGGTCGTGACGAATCTGCGTGACCCGGAAGGCAATCCGAAGTTCGCGTCCGCCGACGGGGAACGCGACATCATCGTGCCGCTAGTCGACATCCTCACCGAGGGTCAGCGCGCGGGCGAGTTCGGGGAGTTCGATTCCCTGCTGATGGCCAAGTCGATCCGCGACGCCATCGATGGCGCTGCCGGACGCGCGGTCCGGGAACCGGATTTCGCCATGGCCCCGTACTCGGCGCATCTGTGCAAGTTGTTCGACATGGCGACGCGGAGGGCGGGCAAAGATGACTGA
- a CDS encoding RecB family exonuclease: protein MCPPVSTPPADDAQASEPDTTASRARPALSPSRAMDFKQCPLKYRFRAIDRIPEPPSRQAVRGTVVHAVLEDLYGLPALERLPERAEALVPSAWARVRAEQPDVDELITGEELDAFLGEVRALVGRYYRLEDPTRFDPESREARVEVELDDGALLRGFVDRIDVAPSGALRVVDYKTGRAPGPLQETKALFQLKFYALVMLRTRGLVPAQLRLIYLADEQILTYTPDEQELLRFERTLSALWAAILEAGRTGDFQPNTSWLCSYCDYKPLCPEFGGTPPPYPGWPVGGAAESPDETLAEAVSD, encoded by the coding sequence ATGTGCCCGCCCGTGTCCACGCCCCCTGCCGACGACGCGCAGGCGTCCGAGCCCGACACGACGGCAAGCCGCGCGCGGCCCGCGCTGTCGCCTTCCCGGGCAATGGATTTCAAGCAGTGCCCGCTGAAGTACCGGTTCCGCGCGATCGATCGGATCCCGGAGCCACCGTCGCGGCAGGCGGTGCGCGGCACGGTGGTGCACGCGGTGCTGGAGGATCTCTACGGGCTGCCAGCCCTGGAGCGTCTGCCCGAACGCGCCGAGGCGCTGGTGCCCTCGGCATGGGCGCGGGTGCGCGCCGAGCAGCCGGATGTCGACGAGCTGATCACCGGCGAGGAGCTCGACGCGTTCCTCGGCGAGGTGCGGGCGCTGGTGGGGCGCTATTACCGGCTGGAGGATCCGACCCGGTTCGATCCGGAATCACGCGAGGCGCGCGTGGAGGTGGAGCTCGACGACGGCGCGCTGCTGCGCGGCTTCGTCGACCGGATCGACGTCGCCCCCAGCGGTGCGCTGCGCGTCGTGGACTACAAGACCGGCCGCGCGCCGGGACCCCTGCAGGAGACCAAGGCGCTGTTCCAGCTGAAGTTCTACGCGCTGGTGATGCTGCGCACCCGCGGCCTGGTGCCCGCCCAGCTGCGGCTGATCTACCTGGCCGACGAACAGATCCTCACCTACACCCCCGACGAGCAGGAGTTGCTTCGCTTCGAGCGCACCCTGTCGGCCCTGTGGGCGGCGATCCTGGAGGCGGGTCGCACCGGCGATTTCCAGCCGAACACCAGCTGGTTGTGTTCCTACTGCGACTACAAGCCGCTGTGCCCGGAATTCGGCGGCACGCCCCCGCCCTATCCAGGCTGGCCGGTCGGCGGGGCGGCCGAGTCACCAGACGAGACGCTGGCCGAGGCGGTGTCCGACTGA
- a CDS encoding cation:proton antiporter regulatory subunit, protein MNVEVTPLPGIGVRKEFPLANARRRIGVIDHRDGTMDLIVSKVDNPDETEQIPLSAKEAAVLANLLGAPQLVEQLREEHRQFTGLTTRQLSIPDRSRYDGRRLGETQMRTRTKASIVAVVRGGQPIPSPGPDFTFTAGDVLVVVGTAEGLEAAAKILSDG, encoded by the coding sequence GTGAACGTTGAGGTGACACCCCTGCCGGGTATCGGTGTGCGCAAGGAGTTTCCGCTGGCCAACGCACGGCGCCGGATAGGGGTGATCGATCATCGTGACGGCACGATGGATCTGATCGTGAGCAAGGTCGACAACCCCGACGAGACCGAGCAGATACCGCTGTCGGCGAAAGAGGCTGCCGTGCTGGCCAACCTGCTCGGTGCGCCGCAGCTGGTCGAGCAGTTGCGCGAGGAGCACCGCCAGTTCACCGGCCTGACCACCCGCCAGCTGTCCATTCCGGACCGGTCCCGCTACGACGGACGCAGGCTGGGCGAGACGCAGATGCGAACGCGGACAAAAGCCTCCATCGTCGCCGTGGTACGCGGCGGGCAGCCGATCCCGTCGCCGGGCCCGGACTTCACCTTCACCGCCGGTGACGTGCTCGTCGTCGTCGGCACCGCGGAGGGCCTGGAGGCCGCCGCCAAGATCCTGTCCGACGGCTGA
- a CDS encoding tRNA (adenine-N1)-methyltransferase: MTARRTGPFIVGDRVQLTDAKGRLYTVVLEPGKEFHTHRGGIKHDSLIGADEGSVVHSTNGTPYLALRPLLIDYVLSMPRGAAVIYPKDAAQIVHEGDMFPGARVLEAGAGSGALTCSLLRAVGPQGQVISYEIRADHAEHAVRNVETFFGEHPANWSLTVGDVADYTGEPVDRAVLDMLAPWDALPAVSKALVPGGVLIVYVATVTQLSKVVEALREQECWTEPRSWESLVRPWHVVGLAVRPEHRMQGHTAFLVSARRLAEGTVTPKPQRRPSKG; this comes from the coding sequence ATGACGGCCAGACGGACCGGGCCATTCATCGTCGGTGACCGGGTGCAGCTGACCGATGCCAAAGGGCGCCTGTACACGGTGGTCTTGGAGCCGGGCAAGGAGTTCCACACCCATCGCGGCGGCATCAAGCACGACAGTCTGATCGGCGCCGACGAGGGCAGTGTGGTGCACTCCACCAACGGCACGCCGTACCTGGCATTGCGCCCGCTACTGATCGATTACGTGCTGTCCATGCCGCGCGGCGCCGCGGTGATCTACCCGAAGGACGCCGCGCAGATCGTGCACGAAGGCGACATGTTCCCCGGCGCGCGCGTGCTGGAGGCCGGGGCGGGTTCGGGCGCGCTCACCTGCTCGCTGCTGCGCGCGGTCGGGCCGCAGGGGCAGGTGATCTCCTACGAGATTCGCGCCGACCACGCCGAACACGCCGTGCGCAATGTGGAGACGTTCTTCGGCGAACATCCGGCTAACTGGTCGCTGACCGTGGGCGACGTGGCCGATTACACCGGCGAGCCGGTCGACCGGGCGGTGCTGGACATGCTCGCGCCCTGGGACGCGCTGCCCGCGGTGTCCAAGGCGCTCGTGCCGGGCGGCGTGCTGATCGTCTACGTCGCCACCGTCACCCAGCTGTCGAAGGTGGTGGAGGCGCTGCGCGAGCAGGAGTGCTGGACCGAGCCCCGCTCCTGGGAGTCGCTCGTCCGGCCGTGGCATGTGGTGGGCCTCGCCGTGCGTCCGGAACATCGTATGCAGGGCCACACCGCCTTCCTCGTCAGCGCCCGCAGGCTGGCCGAGGGCACCGTCACCCCCAAGCCGCAGCGCAGGCCGTCGAAGGGATGA
- a CDS encoding DUF6879 family protein produces MPAGTGGKLLSMAQRRAFHLEVQDDHTVSNEDEPMRRWRAGLAPLDPDNYPPDWKRWEDLTDEATTRGVALQRVRVVTEPLTEYIRFLHAVTDRNQAHGEDIRWLPRHNVDPSEVTVDEWWLLDDEALAWTLFDGQGDFSGFALTRDPVEVARAISVRDTLWPKAVPHNTYEPGTR; encoded by the coding sequence ATGCCCGCTGGCACCGGCGGCAAACTGCTCAGCATGGCGCAGCGACGCGCCTTTCATCTGGAGGTGCAGGACGACCACACAGTGTCCAACGAGGACGAACCGATGCGCCGATGGCGGGCCGGGTTGGCACCGCTGGACCCGGACAATTACCCGCCCGACTGGAAGCGGTGGGAGGACCTCACCGACGAAGCCACCACCAGGGGTGTTGCGTTGCAGAGGGTCCGAGTCGTTACCGAACCGCTAACCGAGTACATTCGGTTCCTTCACGCAGTTACCGACCGAAACCAGGCGCACGGAGAGGACATCCGGTGGTTGCCACGGCATAACGTCGACCCGTCTGAGGTTACCGTAGACGAATGGTGGCTACTGGACGATGAAGCGCTGGCATGGACGCTGTTCGATGGTCAAGGCGATTTCAGCGGATTCGCGCTAACTCGTGACCCCGTCGAGGTCGCTCGCGCCATTTCGGTCCGTGACACGTTGTGGCCGAAGGCGGTCCCGCACAACACCTATGAGCCAGGTACGCGATAG
- a CDS encoding cation:proton antiporter, whose protein sequence is MVAHETALALIQLGAVFFGLGLLGRIAARIGMSPIPLYLIGGLVFGTGGLVELRQVDDFIHLASEIGVVLLLLLLGLEYSAPELVTGMRRSWAAGVLDIVLNATPGVLVALALGWGFTGAIAMAGVTYISSSGIVAKVLNDLGRLGNRETPVVLSILVFEDLVMAGYLPVLTAVLAGVGFLAGLKTLSIALIAVTVVLIVALRYGRYVSAIVDSDVREIFLLKLLGSALLVAGAASAVQVSAAVGAFLLGIAISDSTAHNATKVLEPLRDLFAALFFVLFGLSTDPATIPPVLGWACLLALVTTASKVATGWWAAKRAGAGRYGRARAGTALVAHGEFSIVIAGLAVSSGAVPGEFAALATTYVLLMAVLGPIASRIVEPVLAAVLRRRAGVS, encoded by the coding sequence ATGGTGGCACACGAGACTGCGCTCGCGCTGATCCAGCTGGGCGCGGTGTTCTTCGGCCTCGGCCTGCTCGGCCGGATCGCCGCACGCATCGGCATGTCGCCGATCCCGTTGTATCTGATCGGCGGGCTGGTGTTCGGCACCGGCGGCTTGGTCGAGCTGCGACAGGTCGACGATTTCATCCACCTCGCCAGCGAGATCGGCGTCGTCCTGCTGCTTCTGCTGCTCGGACTGGAATACAGTGCGCCGGAATTGGTCACCGGCATGCGCCGATCGTGGGCCGCGGGCGTCCTGGATATCGTGCTCAACGCCACGCCGGGTGTGCTGGTTGCTCTCGCGCTCGGTTGGGGTTTCACCGGCGCGATCGCGATGGCCGGCGTCACCTATATCTCGTCCTCGGGCATCGTCGCGAAAGTGCTCAACGATCTGGGCAGGCTCGGCAACCGCGAGACACCGGTGGTGCTGTCCATCCTGGTGTTCGAAGACCTGGTGATGGCCGGATACCTGCCGGTGCTCACCGCGGTGCTGGCCGGGGTCGGTTTCCTCGCCGGGCTGAAGACGCTGAGTATCGCGCTGATCGCCGTCACGGTGGTGCTGATCGTCGCGCTGCGCTACGGCCGCTATGTCTCCGCGATCGTCGACAGCGACGTTCGGGAGATCTTCCTGTTGAAGCTGCTGGGTTCCGCGCTGCTGGTGGCCGGAGCGGCTTCCGCGGTGCAGGTGTCGGCGGCGGTCGGCGCGTTCCTGCTCGGCATCGCGATCTCGGATTCGACCGCGCACAACGCCACCAAGGTTCTGGAACCGCTGCGCGATCTGTTCGCGGCGCTGTTCTTCGTGTTGTTCGGACTGAGTACCGATCCGGCGACTATCCCGCCGGTACTGGGCTGGGCGTGCCTGCTGGCGTTGGTCACGACGGCGAGCAAGGTCGCCACCGGATGGTGGGCGGCCAAGCGGGCCGGTGCTGGCCGCTACGGTCGGGCGCGCGCGGGCACCGCCTTGGTCGCCCACGGTGAGTTCTCGATCGTCATCGCGGGCCTTGCCGTCTCCTCTGGTGCCGTTCCCGGCGAGTTCGCCGCCTTGGCCACCACCTACGTGCTGCTGATGGCGGTCCTCGGCCCGATCGCCAGCCGAATCGTCGAGCCGGTCCTCGCAGCGGTACTGCGCCGCCGCGCCGGGGTGTCCTGA
- a CDS encoding acyltransferase family protein gives MVNRFRRPGALVGAADAPPRANDGSYRPDLDGLRGVAIALVVAFHIWFGRVSGGVDVFLVLSGFFCTGSLLRAAESTGTVPVRHTARRLARRLLPALVTVLAAVVAATVLLRPFTQWGEIAAQTLASLLSYQNWYLALSWSDYLAADPSVSPLQHLWSMSVQTQFYLAVTLGAALAVRLCTRFAGPAALRPALLVVLATGAVASFVYAAHGTAVQQGWNYYDSFARAWELLAGALLAVVAPWLSPPRPVRVAAAVLGAVAVLCGWLIDGADRFPGPAALVPVSAALALIVAGGNLPGDAQPLPNRLLGAPAAVRLGELAYPLYLWHWPILVFVLARTGTAHAGVVGGLGVIAASLVLAHLTNRFVEEPLRMRSADRAPARTSRTLRLVAALGLAVLALSVGEQVATRVNPPQAVALLDPMRYPGAEALVHGTSAPKVRMRPTVYEAPADLAYPARDGCIADWDTRDVLTCTYGDPDAHRTVAVVGSSHAEHWVPALDVLARRHGFRVEVYLKMGCPLTVAAEPRYKGEAIPDCRDWSAEVIDRLGVVRPEWVFTTATRPRDGVGDETPADYLEVWSQLAERGLNVLAIRDTPWLRRDGVRYRAIDCLAQEGDRISCGMPRTAALDEVNPALEFAAPFPNVFPLDLSDAVCEREVCAVAEGNILIYHDEHHLTASYSRSLAPELGRQLSPILGWW, from the coding sequence GTGGTGAACCGATTCCGACGACCGGGCGCGCTCGTCGGCGCGGCGGACGCACCACCGCGGGCGAACGACGGTAGCTACCGCCCCGATCTGGACGGACTGCGCGGAGTGGCGATCGCGCTGGTCGTGGCGTTCCACATCTGGTTCGGCCGGGTGTCGGGCGGGGTGGACGTCTTCCTCGTCCTGTCCGGGTTCTTCTGCACCGGCTCGCTGCTGCGCGCCGCGGAATCCACCGGCACGGTGCCGGTCCGGCACACCGCACGCCGACTTGCCCGCAGGTTGCTGCCCGCCCTGGTGACGGTGCTGGCCGCAGTGGTCGCGGCGACGGTTCTGCTGCGTCCGTTCACCCAGTGGGGCGAGATCGCCGCGCAGACACTGGCGTCGCTGCTGTCCTACCAGAACTGGTATCTGGCGCTGTCCTGGTCGGACTACCTGGCCGCCGATCCGTCCGTGAGCCCGCTGCAACATCTGTGGTCGATGTCGGTCCAGACGCAGTTCTACCTGGCCGTGACGCTCGGAGCGGCGCTCGCGGTGCGGCTGTGCACGCGCTTCGCCGGTCCTGCTGCACTGCGGCCTGCTCTGCTGGTCGTCCTGGCGACAGGCGCGGTGGCCTCCTTCGTCTACGCCGCGCACGGAACCGCGGTGCAGCAGGGCTGGAACTACTACGACAGCTTCGCGCGCGCCTGGGAACTACTTGCCGGGGCGCTGCTCGCGGTCGTAGCGCCCTGGCTGTCGCCGCCACGTCCGGTGCGCGTGGCCGCGGCCGTGCTCGGCGCGGTCGCGGTGCTCTGCGGCTGGCTGATCGACGGCGCCGACCGGTTTCCCGGCCCGGCGGCGCTGGTTCCGGTGAGCGCCGCGCTGGCGCTGATCGTCGCGGGCGGCAACCTGCCCGGCGACGCGCAGCCCCTGCCCAACCGTCTGCTCGGCGCGCCCGCTGCCGTGCGGCTGGGCGAACTGGCCTACCCGCTGTACCTCTGGCACTGGCCGATCCTTGTCTTCGTTCTAGCGCGGACCGGAACCGCGCACGCGGGAGTCGTCGGCGGTCTGGGCGTCATCGCGGCGTCGCTGGTCCTCGCCCACCTGACGAACCGGTTCGTCGAAGAGCCGCTGCGGATGCGGTCGGCCGACCGGGCACCCGCTCGCACCAGCCGCACCCTCCGGCTGGTCGCGGCGCTGGGCCTCGCGGTGCTCGCGCTATCGGTGGGCGAACAGGTGGCGACCCGGGTGAATCCGCCGCAGGCGGTAGCCCTCCTCGACCCGATGCGCTATCCCGGAGCGGAGGCGCTGGTCCATGGGACGAGCGCGCCCAAGGTGCGGATGCGTCCGACCGTGTACGAAGCGCCCGCGGACCTCGCCTACCCGGCGCGCGACGGCTGCATCGCGGACTGGGACACCCGCGACGTCCTCACCTGCACCTACGGAGATCCGGACGCGCACCGCACCGTTGCGGTGGTCGGAAGCTCCCACGCCGAACACTGGGTGCCCGCGCTGGACGTGCTGGCCCGCAGGCACGGCTTCCGCGTCGAGGTCTATCTGAAGATGGGTTGCCCGCTGACCGTGGCGGCGGAACCGAGGTACAAGGGCGAAGCGATCCCGGACTGCCGCGACTGGTCCGCCGAGGTGATCGACCGCTTGGGCGTGGTCCGGCCGGAGTGGGTGTTCACCACCGCGACCCGCCCGCGCGACGGTGTCGGCGACGAAACCCCGGCCGACTATCTGGAGGTGTGGTCGCAACTGGCCGAACGCGGGCTCAACGTACTCGCCATCCGCGACACTCCGTGGCTGCGCCGCGACGGCGTGCGGTATCGGGCGATCGATTGCCTCGCCCAGGAGGGCGACCGGATCAGTTGCGGCATGCCACGCACGGCCGCGCTGGACGAGGTCAATCCGGCTCTGGAGTTCGCCGCCCCGTTCCCCAACGTCTTCCCGTTGGACCTGTCGGATGCGGTCTGTGAACGCGAGGTGTGCGCGGTAGCCGAGGGCAACATCCTGATCTATCACGACGAGCACCACCTCACGGCCAGCTACTCGCGATCGCTCGCGCCGGAACTCGGCAGGCAATTGTCGCCGATCCTCGGTTGGTGGTGA
- a CDS encoding ArnT family glycosyltransferase, with translation MTEVLQAERSRTDSGKPLPPFAFGGVGAVSALAALALLASIGRYGFFGDELYFISAGRRLALSYADQGPLLPAIARVMDVLAPDSLVALRLPAVLITVAAVVVTAQIAREFGGTRGAQVLAAAAYATSPFLLVQGDQLATNTIDTALWVVISWLVIRWVRTRRDGLLLAAALVTALDMQVKWLIPFFWIAIAVGVAVYGPRELLRRPVLWWGAGIVALTTAPSLIWQAAHEWPQLRLGGVVAAEQATIGGRYLWLPLALAAAGLLGTLLLCYGVWTLFRAESWRPYRFLGLLPLVLVVVFVATNGRPYYAAGCYGALIAVGAVRWTENWGRSRRIITVPLVALSTVLAVFMLPLRPESEIAPVDTQAQAGLEIAVYGRFGWSELAAETAAAYRALPEQERATAVVVADSYWQASALDVYRTAYGLPAIYSPNRGFGYFGTPPDDATTVLWVGNAEADVRAHCAEVTSIGRVDARLGFPGVTRDVTLWRCAQPRVPWSQAWPEMLRLN, from the coding sequence ATGACTGAGGTACTGCAGGCCGAACGGAGCCGGACGGATTCCGGGAAGCCGCTGCCGCCGTTCGCGTTCGGCGGTGTCGGCGCGGTGTCGGCGCTTGCGGCGCTGGCGCTGCTGGCCTCGATCGGGCGGTACGGATTCTTCGGCGACGAGCTGTATTTCATCTCCGCCGGGCGCAGGCTCGCACTCAGCTATGCCGACCAGGGGCCGCTGCTGCCGGCGATCGCCCGGGTGATGGACGTGCTCGCACCGGATTCGCTGGTGGCGCTTCGGCTTCCGGCCGTACTGATCACCGTGGCCGCGGTGGTGGTGACCGCACAGATCGCCCGGGAGTTCGGCGGCACCCGCGGCGCGCAGGTGCTGGCCGCGGCCGCGTACGCCACCTCGCCATTTCTGCTGGTGCAGGGCGACCAGCTGGCCACCAACACGATCGACACCGCGTTGTGGGTGGTGATCAGCTGGCTGGTGATCCGCTGGGTCCGCACCCGCCGCGACGGCCTGCTGCTGGCGGCGGCGCTGGTCACCGCGCTGGACATGCAGGTCAAGTGGCTGATTCCGTTTTTCTGGATCGCGATCGCGGTGGGTGTGGCGGTCTACGGACCGCGGGAACTGCTGCGCCGCCCGGTCCTGTGGTGGGGCGCTGGGATCGTCGCGCTCACCACGGCGCCCAGCCTGATCTGGCAGGCGGCGCACGAGTGGCCGCAGCTTCGTCTCGGGGGAGTGGTGGCCGCGGAGCAGGCGACCATCGGCGGCCGCTACCTGTGGTTGCCGCTGGCGCTGGCCGCGGCCGGCTTACTCGGAACCCTGTTGCTCTGCTATGGGGTGTGGACGCTGTTCCGAGCCGAATCCTGGCGGCCCTACCGGTTTCTCGGGCTGCTGCCGCTGGTGCTGGTCGTGGTCTTCGTGGCGACCAACGGACGTCCGTACTACGCGGCGGGCTGCTATGGCGCGCTGATCGCCGTGGGCGCGGTGCGCTGGACGGAGAACTGGGGACGTTCGCGCCGGATCATCACCGTGCCGCTGGTTGCGCTGTCCACGGTACTGGCGGTGTTCATGCTGCCCTTGCGCCCGGAGTCCGAGATCGCGCCGGTCGACACCCAGGCTCAGGCCGGCCTGGAAATCGCGGTCTACGGCCGTTTCGGCTGGTCGGAACTCGCCGCGGAGACGGCGGCCGCCTACCGGGCGCTGCCGGAGCAGGAGCGGGCGACGGCCGTCGTGGTCGCCGATTCGTATTGGCAGGCCAGCGCTCTGGATGTCTACCGCACGGCCTACGGTCTGCCCGCCATCTACAGCCCGAACCGGGGTTTCGGCTATTTCGGCACGCCGCCGGACGACGCCACCACGGTCCTGTGGGTGGGCAACGCCGAGGCGGATGTGCGCGCGCACTGTGCCGAGGTGACCTCGATCGGACGCGTCGATGCCCGGCTCGGGTTTCCCGGCGTCACCCGCGATGTCACCCTCTGGCGCTGCGCGCAACCACGCGTACCGTGGTCGCAGGCCTGGCCGGAGATGCTGCGGCTGAACTGA
- a CDS encoding helix-turn-helix domain-containing protein: protein MTGVEQARVVLGNRLREFRKAACLSGVDLARQAGWVPSKVSKIERGQQTPTASDLATWCEITDCALALPDLLATLTNLESMWAEWKRVAASGHAQRQRRSIELEAATHTIRNWSQLIVPGLLQTEDYARAVLSTCISFLGTRDDLDDAVAARLRRQNVLHSGKRRTIILLAEQALYTSVGDDQVMIGQLEHLLEVMTLPRLILGVVPREFEFIYTTTSFAMFDRRLAMVETVSAELSVTGPTELSYYEKAWVALHRQALYGYRARERIRAALDPCRGTQ from the coding sequence ATGACGGGTGTCGAGCAGGCGCGGGTGGTGCTGGGAAACCGGCTGCGTGAGTTCCGGAAGGCCGCATGCCTGTCCGGTGTCGATCTGGCCAGGCAGGCGGGCTGGGTGCCGTCCAAGGTCTCGAAGATCGAACGTGGCCAGCAAACACCCACCGCTAGTGACCTCGCTACATGGTGCGAGATCACCGACTGCGCGCTCGCGCTGCCCGACCTGCTCGCCACCCTCACCAACCTGGAATCCATGTGGGCCGAATGGAAACGGGTCGCTGCCTCCGGCCACGCCCAGCGTCAGCGCCGCAGCATCGAGCTCGAGGCGGCGACCCACACCATCCGGAACTGGTCGCAACTCATCGTGCCGGGTCTGCTGCAAACCGAGGATTATGCGCGGGCGGTGCTGTCCACCTGTATCAGTTTCCTGGGTACCCGCGACGACCTCGATGACGCTGTCGCTGCCCGGCTGCGGCGGCAGAATGTGCTGCACTCCGGCAAACGGCGCACCATCATCCTGCTCGCCGAACAGGCTCTCTATACGAGCGTCGGCGACGACCAGGTGATGATCGGGCAATTGGAGCACCTGCTCGAGGTGATGACCCTGCCACGGCTGATCCTGGGGGTCGTTCCTCGTGAGTTCGAATTCATATACACCACAACTAGCTTCGCGATGTTCGATCGACGATTGGCGATGGTGGAGACGGTCAGCGCCGAGTTGAGCGTTACCGGGCCAACAGAGCTGTCCTACTACGAGAAGGCATGGGTCGCGCTGCACCGCCAGGCTCTTTACGGCTACCGAGCGCGCGAACGGATCAGAGCCGCACTGGACCCTTGCCGCGGAACGCAATAG